The DNA region GCGCATCGTTTCTTCCTTTTATTTACCTGAACCCGCAACCCGAATCAGACGAGGATCAGGTTATCCCGGTGAATCAACTCCGGCTCGGCCATGTAGCCCAGCTCACGAACAATGGCTTCCGAGGAGTGACCAATGATTTTCTGGGCCTCGATGGCACTGTAGTTACTCAGGCCACGAGCAATCTCCCGACCATCCGACGCCACACACACCACCATCTCACCGCGCCGAAAACTGCCCTGCACCAGCTTGACGCCAACCGGCAGCAGGCTTTTATGATCCCTGGCCAGTGCCGACACCGCACCATCGTCCAGCACCAGTGTGCCGCGCGTCTGCAGGTGACCGGCCAGCCACTGCTTGCGCGCGGCGAGCATTTCGCGCTCGGGAGACAGCAGGGTCCCCAGCCGCTCGCCACCCTTGAGTCGCGCCAGAACGCGCTCGATGCGTCCGCCGACGATCACCGTATGCGCACCGGAACGCGCCGCCAGACGCGCAGCGCGCAGCTTGGTCTGCATACCACCACGACCCAGCGCACCGCCGGTGCCGCCCGCCACCGCATCCAGTGCCGGATCATCGGCACGCGCTTCGTAGATCAGTTGTGCGTCAGGGTTATTGCGCGGGTCAGCGTCGAACATGCCATCACGGTCGGTCAGAATAACCAGCAGATCGGCCTCGACCAGATTGGCGACCAGCGCCGCCAGCGTGTCGTTATCGCCAAACCGGATTTCGTCAGTGACCACGGTGTCGTTTTCGTTGATGACCGGCACCACGCCCAACTCGACCAGCGTGCGCAGCGTACTGCGCGCGTTCAGGTAACGCTTGCGATCCGACAGGTCGTCGTGCGTCAGCAGGATCTGCGCGGTATGCCGGCCATGCTCGGCAAAGCTCGACTCCCACGCCTGCACCAGCCCCATCTGGCCGATTGCAGCAGCAGCCTGAAGCTCGTGCATCGCACTGGGTCGCACTGTCCAGCCAAGACGACTCATACCGGCCGCCACAGCCCCGGAAGAAACCAGCACCAGCTCGACGCCCGCCTCATGCAGCGCCACCATCTGCTCAACCCACACACCCATGGCGTTGCGATCCAGGCCCTTGCCATCCGCGGTCAGCAGGGCACTGCCGATTTTCACAACCCAGCGCTGGGCACCCGTCACTTTGCTGCGCATCTTCTTCCAACCTTAGCCAGAGGGTTTTCAAATTCGGGATACAAAAACGCCGCTAACAATCGTAGCGGCGTTCAAGTTTACTTCAAGCTATCAGTCTCGGACGTAAATGATTTCCGGACCATCTTCATCTTCAACGTCTTCTTCATCCCAGTCATCGTCGCCGATGTCATGCACGCTCTTCACGCCACTGCGACGCAGGGCACGCTGATCGTCCAGCGCCTGCAACTGCGCCCGCGCCTCGTCTTCGATGCGCTGATCCAGCTCGGCCAGCTCTTCGGCATAACCAGGCTCTTCGGCGATACGCAGACTGCGCTCTTCGAGGTAACGCATGATGTCGCGCGTCAGTTGCTCGGTGCCTTCTTTGGCAATGGCAGAGATCACGTAGACCGGGCCGGTCCATTCCAGGCGATCAACGATCTCCTGCTTGCGCGCTTCCTGCTCTTCTTCAAGAATCTGGTCGCACTTGTTCAGCACCAGCCAGCGATCACGCTCCGCCAGCGACGGACTGAATTTTTCCAGCTCACGGACGATCACTTCGGCGGCATCCGGGGCACTGGTTTCATCCAGTGGCGCCATGTCGACAAGGTGAAGCAACAGACGGGTACGCGCCAAATGCTTGAGGAAGCGAATCCCCAGGCCTGCGCCGTCGGATGCACCCTCGATCAGGCCGGGGATGTCGGCAACGACAAAGCTCTTCCAGCGATCGACGCTGACCACACCCAGGTTCGGCACCAGCGTGGTGAACGGATAGTCGGCAACTTTCGGCTTGGCCGCCGACACCGAACGAATGAAGGTACTTTTACCAGCGTTCGGCAGGCCCAGCAGACCTACGTCGGCCAGCACTTTCAATTCCAGCTTGAGATCACGCTGATCACCCGGCTTGCCCGGCGTGGTCTGGCGCGGCGCGCGGTTGGTACTGGATTTGAATCGGGTGTTACCCAGACCGTGCCAGCCGCCCTGGGCAACCATCAGGCGCTGACCGTCTTTGGTCAGGTCGCCGATGATTTCCTGGGTGGTCGCATCAATGATCGTGGTTCCGACCGGTACGCGCAGTACCAGCTCTTCACCTTTACGACCGGTGCAATCGGCGCTGCCGCCGTTGGAACCGCGCTCGGCATCGAAGTGACGGGTGTAACGATAGTCGACCAGCGTGTTCAGGTTGACGTCGGCGATCATGTAGACCGAACCGCCATCACCACCGTCGCCGCCGTTGGGACCACCGTTTTCAATAAATTTTTCGCGACGGAAGCTCATGCAACCGTTGCCGCCGTCGCCGGCTTTTACTCGAATGGATACTTCATCTACAAATTTCATAACGCACGCCTCCCGCCACAGGGACGAGCAGAACCACATAAATTACATAAGACTCTTGCAAAAATGAGCGTTGCGATACCGATCAGAAACCAGCGACCCCAAGGGTCAACATCACAACAGCCCGCACAAACAGTTTTGCAAGAGACTCACCTGCCTCTCTACCTCTACAAACAAAAAAGCCCCGTCGCAAGACAGGGCTTTTAAGCAACTGCGTGATTACGCTGCGGAGACTTCAGTCTTCGGAACGATGCTCACGTAGCGGCGACCGAAGGCGCCCTTGACTTGAAACTTGATCACGCCTTCCACTTTCGCGAACAGGGTGTGATCTTTGCCCATGCCAACGCCGTAGCCAGCGTGGAATTGGGTACCGCGCTGACGCACGATGATGTTGCCAGGGATGATAGCCTGGCCGCCATACATCTTCACGCCAAGGCGTTTGGCTTCTGAGTCGCGCCCGTTACGGGTACTACCACCAGCTTTTTTGTGAGCCATGAGTCAATTCTCCAAATGAGGATTAGGCTGAATTAAGCCTGAATACCTGTAATTTTGATCTCGGTGTACCACTGGCGGTGGCCCATGCGCTTCATGTGGTGCTTACGACGACGGAACTTGATGATACGAACCTTGTCGTGACGACCTTGCGAGATCACTTCAGCCACAACGGTGGCGCCAGCAACAACCGGAGCACCGATGTTGACGTCGTCGCCATTACCGACCAGCAGAACGCGGTCGAAAGTGACGGATTCGCCAGTAGCGATTTCCAGTTTTTCAATTTTCAGGTATTCACCTGGGGCGACTTTGTACTGCTTGCCACCGGTAACAATTACTGCGTACATGGTATTTCTCCGAAAATCCTGCTCACCCAGCTCTTTATAAGAAGAGTATTGGCTGGCATGGCTGCATGGGGCTGGAACGGCCCGTTTGCATTGCGTAAGGCAGGTGCTGCCCAGGAAAGTTAGGGTGCGCGATTGTACGCAAGGCAATCATGGGTTGCAAGAGGCGGGTCGTCATACCTTGACACGCTCTACCCCGCAACCTAGCATGCGGCGCAACCTATCCGGAGCACGTGTCGCTGATGCAACCCCAAGCCTTCTACCGCACGGTGGCGGACGACTTTAGTGCCGTTGACCTTATCATCAAAAAGCAACTGACGTCCCGCGTACCGCTGGTTTCCAAGATCGGCGATTACATCACGTCGGCCGGCGGCAAACGCCTGCGCCCGCTGCTGGTGCTGTTGTGTGGCAAGGCTCTGGGCCGTGAAGGCGACGATGTTCGTCTGCTGGCCGCCACCATCGAATTCCTGCACACCGCCACGCTGCTGCACGACGATGTGGTCGACATGTCCGGCATGCGTCGCGGGCGCTCCACCGCAAACGCGCTGTGGGGCAACGCGCCCAGCGTACTGGTCGGCGACTTCCTTTATTCCCGCTCGTTCGAAATGATGGTCGAGCTGGGTTCGATGGACGTCATGAGAATTCTTTCCAAGGCAACCCGCGTGATTGCCGAGGGTGAAGTCCTGCAGCTCTCCAAGATCCGCGACGCCAGCACCACCGAAGAAACCTATATGGAAGTGATTCGCGGCAAGACAGCCATGCTGTTCGAAGCCTCGACCCACAGCGCCGCCGCCCTGTGCAATGCCTCTGAAGCGCAGACTGAAGCCTTGCGCACCTTCGGCGATCACCTGGGTGTGGCCTTCCAGCTGGTTGACGACCTGCTCGACTACCTCGGTGATGCCGAAACACTGGGCAAGAACGTCGGTGACGATCTGGCCGAAGGCAAGCCTACCCTGCCGCTCATCTACACCATGCGCGAAGGTAGCCCCGAGCAAGCCGCGCTGGTTCGTCAGGCCATTCAGAAAGGCGGCCTGGAAGACCTGGAAAGCATCCGCAATGCCGTGCAAAGTGCCGGCGCGCTGGATTACACCGCGCGCCTGGCCCGCGACTACGCCGCCCGCGCCATTGCCTGCCTTGAAGCACTGCCGCCCAGCGAGTATCGCGATGCGCTGGTCGAGCTTAGCGAGTTTGCGGTCGCCCGCACCCACTGACAGCAAGCCGGCACCGAACAGCCCGTCCAGCGTGACGGGCTTTTTTCCGCCCGCTATTAACTGACCTGAATCAACCACTCAGCAAAAAATGAGAATTAATCTCAATAGTGACTTGCTATTATCTCGATAAGAATTATTCTCATCTGACCAAACGAAGGAGATGAGACATGACTTATTTGATCGATGCATGGCTGGACCGCCCTCACCCTTACTTGAGAATTCTGCACCGCGAGACTGGCGAGGTGTGTGCCGTTCTTGAAGAGGAAGCTCTGGAAGAGTTGCGTGATCAGGGCGATCTGGACGTTTACAGCCTGAGCTCCAGCGAGCCGCTGCTGCTCAAGGAGATGGTGCGCAATCTGTTTCTGTTCTGTTATG from Pseudomonas syringae includes:
- the proB gene encoding glutamate 5-kinase; its protein translation is MRSKVTGAQRWVVKIGSALLTADGKGLDRNAMGVWVEQMVALHEAGVELVLVSSGAVAAGMSRLGWTVRPSAMHELQAAAAIGQMGLVQAWESSFAEHGRHTAQILLTHDDLSDRKRYLNARSTLRTLVELGVVPVINENDTVVTDEIRFGDNDTLAALVANLVEADLLVILTDRDGMFDADPRNNPDAQLIYEARADDPALDAVAGGTGGALGRGGMQTKLRAARLAARSGAHTVIVGGRIERVLARLKGGERLGTLLSPEREMLAARKQWLAGHLQTRGTLVLDDGAVSALARDHKSLLPVGVKLVQGSFRRGEMVVCVASDGREIARGLSNYSAIEAQKIIGHSSEAIVRELGYMAEPELIHRDNLILV
- a CDS encoding polyprenyl synthetase family protein; protein product: MQPQAFYRTVADDFSAVDLIIKKQLTSRVPLVSKIGDYITSAGGKRLRPLLVLLCGKALGREGDDVRLLAATIEFLHTATLLHDDVVDMSGMRRGRSTANALWGNAPSVLVGDFLYSRSFEMMVELGSMDVMRILSKATRVIAEGEVLQLSKIRDASTTEETYMEVIRGKTAMLFEASTHSAAALCNASEAQTEALRTFGDHLGVAFQLVDDLLDYLGDAETLGKNVGDDLAEGKPTLPLIYTMREGSPEQAALVRQAIQKGGLEDLESIRNAVQSAGALDYTARLARDYAARAIACLEALPPSEYRDALVELSEFAVARTH
- the rpmA gene encoding 50S ribosomal protein L27 yields the protein MAHKKAGGSTRNGRDSEAKRLGVKMYGGQAIIPGNIIVRQRGTQFHAGYGVGMGKDHTLFAKVEGVIKFQVKGAFGRRYVSIVPKTEVSAA
- the cgtA gene encoding Obg family GTPase CgtA, with product MKFVDEVSIRVKAGDGGNGCMSFRREKFIENGGPNGGDGGDGGSVYMIADVNLNTLVDYRYTRHFDAERGSNGGSADCTGRKGEELVLRVPVGTTIIDATTQEIIGDLTKDGQRLMVAQGGWHGLGNTRFKSSTNRAPRQTTPGKPGDQRDLKLELKVLADVGLLGLPNAGKSTFIRSVSAAKPKVADYPFTTLVPNLGVVSVDRWKSFVVADIPGLIEGASDGAGLGIRFLKHLARTRLLLHLVDMAPLDETSAPDAAEVIVRELEKFSPSLAERDRWLVLNKCDQILEEEQEARKQEIVDRLEWTGPVYVISAIAKEGTEQLTRDIMRYLEERSLRIAEEPGYAEELAELDQRIEDEARAQLQALDDQRALRRSGVKSVHDIGDDDWDEEDVEDEDGPEIIYVRD
- a CDS encoding PA4570 family protein, with product MTYLIDAWLDRPHPYLRILHRETGEVCAVLEEEALEELRDQGDLDVYSLSSSEPLLLKEMVRNLFLFCYARALRPMGELH
- the rplU gene encoding 50S ribosomal protein L21 codes for the protein MYAVIVTGGKQYKVAPGEYLKIEKLEIATGESVTFDRVLLVGNGDDVNIGAPVVAGATVVAEVISQGRHDKVRIIKFRRRKHHMKRMGHRQWYTEIKITGIQA